A genomic window from Triticum urartu cultivar G1812 chromosome 7, Tu2.1, whole genome shotgun sequence includes:
- the LOC125521493 gene encoding LOW QUALITY PROTEIN: calcium-dependent protein kinase 21-like (The sequence of the model RefSeq protein was modified relative to this genomic sequence to represent the inferred CDS: inserted 1 base in 1 codon), which produces MGGCYSAYACSRKLRGRLXNLSFVLPVTERDAAAASGASTSSARTGSDRSSKKSDHGSSRRNNGDGPAGGTEEEELVAKMTSAEFGRRYVLGKELGRGEFGVTRRCKDAATGEALACKTIRRHRRRGGRGANRKAAGGGGARPPREPPPPAAAHAADVRREVAIMRRMSARGGSAVVRLREAREDRKAPCTSSWSSCEGGELFDRIVARGHYSERAAAKIFRTIVNVIQLCHSNGVIHRDLKPENFLFANKSEDAPLKVIDFGLSVFFNPGDRFTEVVGSAYYMAPEVLKRNYGQEVDVWSAGVILYILLCGVPPFWGDNDEKIAQAIIRGGLDFNREPWPRVSGNAKDLIRGMLDPDPAARLTAAQVLEHPWLKNAETAPNVSLGEAVRSRLQQFSAMNKFKKKALGVVARNMPVEELDKYVQMFHLMDKDKNGNLSLEELVEGLHINGQRVPESEIRMLLEAADTDGNGTLDCDEFVTVSLHLKKMTNEKYLAAAFRYFDKDGSGFIEIDELRQELGPNEQAILEIIRDVDTDRDGRISYQEFELMMKSGADWRNASRQFSRANFSTLSRKLCKEETSSS; this is translated from the exons ATGGGGGGCTGCTACTCCGCCTACGCCTGCTCGCGGAAGCTGCGCGGCCGCC GCAACCTCTCCTTCGTCCTCCCAGTCACCGAAcgcgacgccgccgccgcctccggggCCAGCACCAGCAGCGCCCGCACGGGCTCGGACCGCTCCTCCAAGAAGAGCGACCACGGCAGCTCCAGGCGCAACAATGGCGACGGCCCCGCCGGCGGCACCGAGGAGGAGGAGCTCGTGGCCAAGATGACGTCCGCGGAGTTCGGGCGGCGCTACGTGCTGGGGAAGGAGCTCGGCCGCGGGGAGTTCGGGGTGACGCGCCGCTGCAAGGACGCCGCCACGGGCGAGGCGCTCGCGTGCAAGACCATCCGGAGGCACCGCCGCCGGGGCGGCCGCGGGGCGAACCGCAAGGCCGCGGGTGGCGGGGGCGCGAGGCCGCCGcgagagccgccgccgcccgcggcgGCGCACGCGGCCGACGTGCGGCGGGAGGTGGCCATCATGCGGCGCATGTCAGCCCGCGGTGGCTCGGCCGTTGTGCGGCTGCGAGAGGCCCGCGAGGACAGGAAGGCTCCGTGCACCTCGTCATGGAGCTCTTGCGAGGGCGGCGAGCTCTTCGACCGCATCGTCGCCCGCGGCCACTACTCCGAGCGAGCCGCTGCCAAGATCTTCCGCACCATCGTCAACGTCATCCAG TTGTGCCATTCGAACGGGGTGATCCACCGTGATCTCAAGCCGGAGAACTTCCTGTTCGCCAACAAATCCGAGGACGCCCCCCTCAAGGTGATCGACTTCGGCCTCTCGGTGTTCTTCAACCCCGGCGATCGCTTCACGGAGGTGGTGGGGAGCGCCTACTACATGGCCCCCGAGGTCCTCAAGCGCAACTACGGGCAGGAGGTGGACGTGTGGAGCGCCGGCGTCATCCTCTACATCCTCCTCTGCGGTGTGCCGCCCTTCTGGGGGGACAACGACGAGAAGATCGCGCAGGCCATCATCCGCGGCGGCCTCGACTTCAACCGGGAGCCCTGGCCCAGGGTGTCCGGCAACGCCAAGGACCTCATCAGGGGGATGCTCGaccccgaccccgccgcccggcTCACGGCCGCGCAAGTTCTTG AGCACCCGTGGCTGAAGAACGCGGAGACGGCGCCGAACGTGTCGCTGGGCGAGGCGGTGCGGTCTCGGCTGCAGCAGTTCTCGGCGATGAACAAGTTCAAGAAGAAGGCGCTGGGCGTGGTGGCGCGGAACATGCCGGTGGAGGAGCTGGACAAGTACGTGCAGATGTTCCACCTCATGGACAAGGACAAGAACGGCAACCTGTCGCTGGAGGAGCTCGTGGAGGGCCTCCACATCAACGGCCAGCGCGTGCCGGAGTCGGAGATCAGGATGCTGCTCGAGGCCGCGGACACGGACGGCAACGGGACGCTGGACTGCGACGAGTTCGTCACGGTGTCGCTGCACCTCAAGAAGATGACCAACGAGAAGTACCTGGCGGCGGCGTTCCGCTACTTCGACAAGGACGGCAGCGGCTTCATCGAGATCGACGAGCTCCGGCAGGAGCTGGGACCCAACGAGCAGGCCATCCTCGAGATCATCCGCGACGTCGACACCGACCGGGACGGACGCATCAGCTACCAGGAGTTCGAGCTGATGATGAAGTCCGGGGCGGACTGGAGGAACGCGTCCCGCCAGTTCTCGCGAGCCAACTTCAGCACCCTCAGCCGGAAACTATGCAAAGAAGAAACTTCCTCCTCGTGA